The Onthophagus taurus isolate NC chromosome 2, IU_Otau_3.0, whole genome shotgun sequence genome includes a window with the following:
- the LOC111427242 gene encoding actin-binding LIM protein 2 isoform X5 — translation MGKTLCQVCKKKCSGEVLRVQDKYFHTQCFKCKVCQNSLAQGGFFAKNGDYYCTSDYQKNFGTKCAACQDYVEGEVVTALGKTYHQRCFTCARCRQAFPSGEKVTYTGKEVLCQKCVQIPIKQTVTPQATSPTSQNPNECAGCRQELKEGQALVALERQWHIWCFKCGKCGMVLHGEYMGKEGVPYCEKDYHKQFGVKCAYCERYISGKVLQAGDNHHFHPTCARCTKCGDPFGDGEEMYLQGGAIWHPRCGPGPTENGQILNGTAENGHCTDTDTSARDFDRISCSAASEMQFSMRSRTPSLTGSLYSPTSMSRKQFSYRTPSPGLMLRDYSKSATLNDDISRIYTYSYLTEEPTLGYLRRPIEPYDKAPTSPHFHRPTSQNSLRSSTGKSRHGSKSAMKVLVDSIRSETPRPKSPHMNNEEPIELSHYPGAKPPKPGEKPKIERDDFPAPPYPYTDPERRKRWSDSYKGVSNSDDEDGVDGGGGIENSSGEIKDVQLRKEQEELAKIDSGMGKVFLKEVKEREKVKLWKAAHLDPRNASRTPSAAKEPTYRLRYESPIGASPSRNLDHPKPFDDEEFDRSNSCRSSMGRSIGQIPSYNVVSALRHVPKPGYGLAPRSHTFSSSAGSYTHLPGDYSFSGMGVKTHSTDFSSGKSDISIGSMTDVDRRALNSEMIVPTTYSALGRSPGGYTSQVRRSLPNMAHTMLINEPAKIYPYHLLLTNNYRLPADVDRVNLERHLSDTEFEAIFQCVRADFYRLPQWRRNELKKRARLF, via the exons ATGG gtAAAACACTTTGTCAAGTGTGCAAGAAAAAGTGTTCCGGTGAGGTGCTACGAGTAcaagataaatattttcacACCCAGTGCTTTAAGTGTAAAGTTTGTCAGAATTCCCTAGCTCAGGGTGggttttttgctaaaaatggTGACTATTATTGTACCAGTGATTACCAGAAAAATTTTGGAACAAAATGTGCGGCATGTCAAGATTATGTTGAGGGagag GTCGTAACTGCTTTAGGTAAAACATACCATCAAAGGTGTTTTACATGTGCCAGATGTCGCCAGGCGTTTCCTTCCGGAGAAAAAGTCACTTATACTGgaaaagaggttttatgccaaAAATGCGTTCAAATTCCTATAAAACAAACGGTAACTCCTCAAGCAACAAGCCCGACGTCGCAAAATCCAAACG AATGCGCCGGCTGCcgtcaagaattaaaagaaggGCAAGCTCTGGTCGCGTTGGAAAGACAATGGCACATTTGGTGTTTCAAGTGCGGAAAGTGCGGAATGGTTCTTCACGGTGAATATATGGGGAAAGAAGGCGTTCCATATTGCGAGAAAGATTATCATAAACAGTTTGGAGTTAAATGCGCTTATTGCGAACGATACATAAGCGGAAAAGTTTTacag gcTGGTGATAACCATCATTTTCACCCGACGTGCGCGCGTTGTACAAAATGCGGCGACCCCTTTGGCGATGGCGAAGAGATGTATTTGCAAGGGGGGGCTATTTGGCATCCTAGATGCGGACCTGGACCTACTGAGAACGGGCAAATTTTGAATGGTACTGCTGAAAATGGGCATTGCACCGATACAGATACCTCAGCTAGAGATTTTGATAGGATAAGTTGTTCAGCTGCTAGTGAGATGCAG TTTTCGATGCGCTCTAGAACCCCAAGCTTGACCGGTTCTTTGTATAGCCCAACCAGCATGTCTAGAAAg CAATTTAGCTACCGCACGCCATCTCCTGGTTTAATGCTCCGCGATTACAGCAAATCAGCGACGTTAAACGATGATATCTCACGAATATACACGTACAGCTATCTAACGGAAGAACCCACCTTGGGGTACCTACGCAGACCGATAGAACCTTATGATAAAGCACCCACATCACCACATTTCCATCGACCAACCT cgCAAAATTCTTTGAGAAGTAGCACAGGAAAATCTCGGCATGGTTCTAAATCCGCAATGAAAGTTCTCGTTGATTCAATCCGTTCAGAAACACCTCGCCCGAAATCGCCGCACATGAATAACGAGGAACCAATAGAATTATCGCATTACCCAGGGGCGAAACCTCCGAAACCCGGTGAAAAACCGAAAATTGAGCGGGATGATTTTCCAGCGCCACCTTATCCATACACGGatccagaacggcgtaaacgGTGGTCTGATTCGTATAAGGGCGTTTCAAACTCGGATGATGAAGACGGTGTCGATGGAGGAGGTGGAATTGAAAATTCGTCTGGCGAGATTAAAGATGTGCAATTGAGAAAGGAACAAGAGGAATTGGCTAAGATTGATAGTGGAATGGGGAAGGTGTTTTTGAAGGAAGTTAAGGAACGGGAGAAGGTTAAATTGTGGAAGGCTGCTCATTTGGATCCAAGAAACGCTTCAAG aactCCCAGTGCTGCAAAAGAACCAACTTATAGATTAAGATACGAATCGCCAATCGGTGCGAGCCCATCAAGAAACTTAGACCACCCAAAACCGTTTGATGATGAAGAATTCGATCGTTCAAATAGTTGTAGATCATCAATGGGAAGATCAATTGGACAAATTCCTAGTTATAACG TCGTCAGCGCATTGAGGCACGTTCCAAAACCGGGTTACGGCCTTGCCCCTCGATCGCACACGTTCAGCTCATCAGCCGGTAGCTATACGCACCTTCCC GGAGATTATTCGTTTAGCGGTATGGGAGTAAAAACGCATAGCACGGATTTTAGTAGCGGCAAATCGGACA TTTCCATCGGGTCAATGACGGATGTTGATAGAAGAGCTTTG AATTCCGAAATGATCGTACCCACGACTTACTCAGCACTGGGAAGATCCCCAGGAGGGTACACGTCTCAAGTAAGACGATCCCTGCCAAACATGGCTCACACAATGTTAATAAACGAACCAGCGAAGATTTACCCTTACCATTTACTGTTAACGAATAATTATCGACTGCCCGCAGATGTTGATAGAGTAAACCTAGAG aGGCATCTATCTGATACGGAATTTGAAGCAATATTCCAATGTGTACGGGCGGATTTTTATAGGTTACCCCAGTGGCGTCGTAACGAGCTTAAAAAGCGAGCTCgtttattctaa
- the LOC111427242 gene encoding actin-binding LIM protein 2 isoform X4, whose translation MFKKKNKLKVDTKAASKQLILNEQNDQELDKRKLDNNENEKKSKKGKTLCQVCKKKCSGEVLRVQDKYFHTQCFKCKVCQNSLAQGGFFAKNGDYYCTSDYQKNFGTKCAACQDYVEGEVVTALGKTYHQRCFTCARCRQAFPSGEKVTYTGKEVLCQKCVQIPIKQTVTPQATSPTSQNPNECAGCRQELKEGQALVALERQWHIWCFKCGKCGMVLHGEYMGKEGVPYCEKDYHKQFGVKCAYCERYISGKVLQAGDNHHFHPTCARCTKCGDPFGDGEEMYLQGGAIWHPRCGPGPTENGQILNGTAENGHCTDTDTSARDFDRISCSAASEMQQFSYRTPSPGLMLRDYSKSATLNDDISRIYTYSYLTEEPTLGYLRRPIEPYDKAPTSPHFHRPTSQNSLRSSTGKSRHGSKSAMKVLVDSIRSETPRPKSPHMNNEEPIELSHYPGAKPPKPGEKPKIERDDFPAPPYPYTDPERRKRWSDSYKGVSNSDDEDGVDGGGGIENSSGEIKDVQLRKEQEELAKIDSGMGKVFLKEVKEREKVKLWKAAHLDPRNASRTPSAAKEPTYRLRYESPIGASPSRNLDHPKPFDDEEFDRSNSCRSSMGRSIGQIPSYNVVSALRHVPKPGYGLAPRSHTFSSSAGSYTHLPGDYSFSGMGVKTHSTDFSSGKSDISIGSMTDVDRRALNSEMIVPTTYSALGRSPGGYTSQVRRSLPNMAHTMLINEPAKIYPYHLLLTNNYRLPADVDRVNLERHLSDTEFEAIFQCVRADFYRLPQWRRNELKKRARLF comes from the exons atgtttaagaaaaagaataaactTAAAGTTGATACCAAAGCGGCCTCAAAACAGTTAATTCTTAACGAGCAGAACGATCAAGAACTTGATAAAAGGAAATTGGATAATAacgaaaacgaaaagaaatcgaaaaaaG gtAAAACACTTTGTCAAGTGTGCAAGAAAAAGTGTTCCGGTGAGGTGCTACGAGTAcaagataaatattttcacACCCAGTGCTTTAAGTGTAAAGTTTGTCAGAATTCCCTAGCTCAGGGTGggttttttgctaaaaatggTGACTATTATTGTACCAGTGATTACCAGAAAAATTTTGGAACAAAATGTGCGGCATGTCAAGATTATGTTGAGGGagag GTCGTAACTGCTTTAGGTAAAACATACCATCAAAGGTGTTTTACATGTGCCAGATGTCGCCAGGCGTTTCCTTCCGGAGAAAAAGTCACTTATACTGgaaaagaggttttatgccaaAAATGCGTTCAAATTCCTATAAAACAAACGGTAACTCCTCAAGCAACAAGCCCGACGTCGCAAAATCCAAACG AATGCGCCGGCTGCcgtcaagaattaaaagaaggGCAAGCTCTGGTCGCGTTGGAAAGACAATGGCACATTTGGTGTTTCAAGTGCGGAAAGTGCGGAATGGTTCTTCACGGTGAATATATGGGGAAAGAAGGCGTTCCATATTGCGAGAAAGATTATCATAAACAGTTTGGAGTTAAATGCGCTTATTGCGAACGATACATAAGCGGAAAAGTTTTacag gcTGGTGATAACCATCATTTTCACCCGACGTGCGCGCGTTGTACAAAATGCGGCGACCCCTTTGGCGATGGCGAAGAGATGTATTTGCAAGGGGGGGCTATTTGGCATCCTAGATGCGGACCTGGACCTACTGAGAACGGGCAAATTTTGAATGGTACTGCTGAAAATGGGCATTGCACCGATACAGATACCTCAGCTAGAGATTTTGATAGGATAAGTTGTTCAGCTGCTAGTGAGATGCAG CAATTTAGCTACCGCACGCCATCTCCTGGTTTAATGCTCCGCGATTACAGCAAATCAGCGACGTTAAACGATGATATCTCACGAATATACACGTACAGCTATCTAACGGAAGAACCCACCTTGGGGTACCTACGCAGACCGATAGAACCTTATGATAAAGCACCCACATCACCACATTTCCATCGACCAACCT cgCAAAATTCTTTGAGAAGTAGCACAGGAAAATCTCGGCATGGTTCTAAATCCGCAATGAAAGTTCTCGTTGATTCAATCCGTTCAGAAACACCTCGCCCGAAATCGCCGCACATGAATAACGAGGAACCAATAGAATTATCGCATTACCCAGGGGCGAAACCTCCGAAACCCGGTGAAAAACCGAAAATTGAGCGGGATGATTTTCCAGCGCCACCTTATCCATACACGGatccagaacggcgtaaacgGTGGTCTGATTCGTATAAGGGCGTTTCAAACTCGGATGATGAAGACGGTGTCGATGGAGGAGGTGGAATTGAAAATTCGTCTGGCGAGATTAAAGATGTGCAATTGAGAAAGGAACAAGAGGAATTGGCTAAGATTGATAGTGGAATGGGGAAGGTGTTTTTGAAGGAAGTTAAGGAACGGGAGAAGGTTAAATTGTGGAAGGCTGCTCATTTGGATCCAAGAAACGCTTCAAG aactCCCAGTGCTGCAAAAGAACCAACTTATAGATTAAGATACGAATCGCCAATCGGTGCGAGCCCATCAAGAAACTTAGACCACCCAAAACCGTTTGATGATGAAGAATTCGATCGTTCAAATAGTTGTAGATCATCAATGGGAAGATCAATTGGACAAATTCCTAGTTATAACG TCGTCAGCGCATTGAGGCACGTTCCAAAACCGGGTTACGGCCTTGCCCCTCGATCGCACACGTTCAGCTCATCAGCCGGTAGCTATACGCACCTTCCC GGAGATTATTCGTTTAGCGGTATGGGAGTAAAAACGCATAGCACGGATTTTAGTAGCGGCAAATCGGACA TTTCCATCGGGTCAATGACGGATGTTGATAGAAGAGCTTTG AATTCCGAAATGATCGTACCCACGACTTACTCAGCACTGGGAAGATCCCCAGGAGGGTACACGTCTCAAGTAAGACGATCCCTGCCAAACATGGCTCACACAATGTTAATAAACGAACCAGCGAAGATTTACCCTTACCATTTACTGTTAACGAATAATTATCGACTGCCCGCAGATGTTGATAGAGTAAACCTAGAG aGGCATCTATCTGATACGGAATTTGAAGCAATATTCCAATGTGTACGGGCGGATTTTTATAGGTTACCCCAGTGGCGTCGTAACGAGCTTAAAAAGCGAGCTCgtttattctaa
- the LOC111427242 gene encoding actin-binding LIM protein 2 isoform X6 — translation MFKKKNKLKVDTKAASKQLILNEQNDQELDKRKLDNNENEKKSKKGKTLCQVCKKKCSGEVLRVQDKYFHTQCFKCKVCQNSLAQGGFFAKNGDYYCTSDYQKNFGTKCAACQDYVEGEVVTALGKTYHQRCFTCARCRQAFPSGEKVTYTGKEVLCQKCVQIPIKQTVTPQATSPTSQNPNECAGCRQELKEGQALVALERQWHIWCFKCGKCGMVLHGEYMGKEGVPYCEKDYHKQFGVKCAYCERYISGKVLQAGDNHHFHPTCARCTKCGDPFGDGEEMYLQGGAIWHPRCGPGPTENGQILNGTAENGHCTDTDTSARDFDRISCSAASEMQFSMRSRTPSLTGSLYSPTSMSRKQFSYRTPSPGLMLRDYSKSATLNDDISRIYTYSYLTEEPTLGYLRRPIEPYDKAPTSPHFHRPTSQNSLRSSTGKSRHGSKSAMKVLVDSIRSETPRPKSPHMNNEEPIELSHYPGAKPPKPGEKPKIERDDFPAPPYPYTDPERRKRWSDSYKGVSNSDDEDGVDGGGGIENSSGEIKDVQLRKEQEELAKIDSGMGKVFLKEVKEREKVKLWKAAHLDPRNASRTPSAAKEPTYRLRYESPIGASPSRNLDHPKPFDDEEFDRSNSCRSSMGRSIGQIPSYNVSIGSMTDVDRRALNSEMIVPTTYSALGRSPGGYTSQVRRSLPNMAHTMLINEPAKIYPYHLLLTNNYRLPADVDRVNLERHLSDTEFEAIFQCVRADFYRLPQWRRNELKKRARLF, via the exons atgtttaagaaaaagaataaactTAAAGTTGATACCAAAGCGGCCTCAAAACAGTTAATTCTTAACGAGCAGAACGATCAAGAACTTGATAAAAGGAAATTGGATAATAacgaaaacgaaaagaaatcgaaaaaaG gtAAAACACTTTGTCAAGTGTGCAAGAAAAAGTGTTCCGGTGAGGTGCTACGAGTAcaagataaatattttcacACCCAGTGCTTTAAGTGTAAAGTTTGTCAGAATTCCCTAGCTCAGGGTGggttttttgctaaaaatggTGACTATTATTGTACCAGTGATTACCAGAAAAATTTTGGAACAAAATGTGCGGCATGTCAAGATTATGTTGAGGGagag GTCGTAACTGCTTTAGGTAAAACATACCATCAAAGGTGTTTTACATGTGCCAGATGTCGCCAGGCGTTTCCTTCCGGAGAAAAAGTCACTTATACTGgaaaagaggttttatgccaaAAATGCGTTCAAATTCCTATAAAACAAACGGTAACTCCTCAAGCAACAAGCCCGACGTCGCAAAATCCAAACG AATGCGCCGGCTGCcgtcaagaattaaaagaaggGCAAGCTCTGGTCGCGTTGGAAAGACAATGGCACATTTGGTGTTTCAAGTGCGGAAAGTGCGGAATGGTTCTTCACGGTGAATATATGGGGAAAGAAGGCGTTCCATATTGCGAGAAAGATTATCATAAACAGTTTGGAGTTAAATGCGCTTATTGCGAACGATACATAAGCGGAAAAGTTTTacag gcTGGTGATAACCATCATTTTCACCCGACGTGCGCGCGTTGTACAAAATGCGGCGACCCCTTTGGCGATGGCGAAGAGATGTATTTGCAAGGGGGGGCTATTTGGCATCCTAGATGCGGACCTGGACCTACTGAGAACGGGCAAATTTTGAATGGTACTGCTGAAAATGGGCATTGCACCGATACAGATACCTCAGCTAGAGATTTTGATAGGATAAGTTGTTCAGCTGCTAGTGAGATGCAG TTTTCGATGCGCTCTAGAACCCCAAGCTTGACCGGTTCTTTGTATAGCCCAACCAGCATGTCTAGAAAg CAATTTAGCTACCGCACGCCATCTCCTGGTTTAATGCTCCGCGATTACAGCAAATCAGCGACGTTAAACGATGATATCTCACGAATATACACGTACAGCTATCTAACGGAAGAACCCACCTTGGGGTACCTACGCAGACCGATAGAACCTTATGATAAAGCACCCACATCACCACATTTCCATCGACCAACCT cgCAAAATTCTTTGAGAAGTAGCACAGGAAAATCTCGGCATGGTTCTAAATCCGCAATGAAAGTTCTCGTTGATTCAATCCGTTCAGAAACACCTCGCCCGAAATCGCCGCACATGAATAACGAGGAACCAATAGAATTATCGCATTACCCAGGGGCGAAACCTCCGAAACCCGGTGAAAAACCGAAAATTGAGCGGGATGATTTTCCAGCGCCACCTTATCCATACACGGatccagaacggcgtaaacgGTGGTCTGATTCGTATAAGGGCGTTTCAAACTCGGATGATGAAGACGGTGTCGATGGAGGAGGTGGAATTGAAAATTCGTCTGGCGAGATTAAAGATGTGCAATTGAGAAAGGAACAAGAGGAATTGGCTAAGATTGATAGTGGAATGGGGAAGGTGTTTTTGAAGGAAGTTAAGGAACGGGAGAAGGTTAAATTGTGGAAGGCTGCTCATTTGGATCCAAGAAACGCTTCAAG aactCCCAGTGCTGCAAAAGAACCAACTTATAGATTAAGATACGAATCGCCAATCGGTGCGAGCCCATCAAGAAACTTAGACCACCCAAAACCGTTTGATGATGAAGAATTCGATCGTTCAAATAGTTGTAGATCATCAATGGGAAGATCAATTGGACAAATTCCTAGTTATAACG TTTCCATCGGGTCAATGACGGATGTTGATAGAAGAGCTTTG AATTCCGAAATGATCGTACCCACGACTTACTCAGCACTGGGAAGATCCCCAGGAGGGTACACGTCTCAAGTAAGACGATCCCTGCCAAACATGGCTCACACAATGTTAATAAACGAACCAGCGAAGATTTACCCTTACCATTTACTGTTAACGAATAATTATCGACTGCCCGCAGATGTTGATAGAGTAAACCTAGAG aGGCATCTATCTGATACGGAATTTGAAGCAATATTCCAATGTGTACGGGCGGATTTTTATAGGTTACCCCAGTGGCGTCGTAACGAGCTTAAAAAGCGAGCTCgtttattctaa
- the LOC111427242 gene encoding actin-binding LIM protein 2 isoform X1 — MFKKKNKLKVDTKAASKQLILNEQNDQELDKRKLDNNENEKKSKKGKTLCQVCKKKCSGEVLRVQDKYFHTQCFKCKVCQNSLAQGGFFAKNGDYYCTSDYQKNFGTKCAACQDYVEGEVVTALGKTYHQRCFTCARCRQAFPSGEKVTYTGKEVLCQKCVQIPIKQTVTPQATSPTSQNPNECAGCRQELKEGQALVALERQWHIWCFKCGKCGMVLHGEYMGKEGVPYCEKDYHKQFGVKCAYCERYISGKVLQAGDNHHFHPTCARCTKCGDPFGDGEEMYLQGGAIWHPRCGPGPTENGQILNGTAENGHCTDTDTSARDFDRISCSAASEMQFSMRSRTPSLTGSLYSPTSMSRKQFSYRTPSPGLMLRDYSKSATLNDDISRIYTYSYLTEEPTLGYLRRPIEPYDKAPTSPHFHRPTSQNSLRSSTGKSRHGSKSAMKVLVDSIRSETPRPKSPHMNNEEPIELSHYPGAKPPKPGEKPKIERDDFPAPPYPYTDPERRKRWSDSYKGVSNSDDEDGVDGGGGIENSSGEIKDVQLRKEQEELAKIDSGMGKVFLKEVKEREKVKLWKAAHLDPRNASRTPSAAKEPTYRLRYESPIGASPSRNLDHPKPFDDEEFDRSNSCRSSMGRSIGQIPSYNVVSALRHVPKPGYGLAPRSHTFSSSAGSYTHLPGDYSFSGMGVKTHSTDFSSGKSDISIGSMTDVDRRALNSEMIVPTTYSALGRSPGGYTSQVRRSLPNMAHTMLINEPAKIYPYHLLLTNNYRLPADVDRVNLERHLSDTEFEAIFQCVRADFYRLPQWRRNELKKRARLF; from the exons atgtttaagaaaaagaataaactTAAAGTTGATACCAAAGCGGCCTCAAAACAGTTAATTCTTAACGAGCAGAACGATCAAGAACTTGATAAAAGGAAATTGGATAATAacgaaaacgaaaagaaatcgaaaaaaG gtAAAACACTTTGTCAAGTGTGCAAGAAAAAGTGTTCCGGTGAGGTGCTACGAGTAcaagataaatattttcacACCCAGTGCTTTAAGTGTAAAGTTTGTCAGAATTCCCTAGCTCAGGGTGggttttttgctaaaaatggTGACTATTATTGTACCAGTGATTACCAGAAAAATTTTGGAACAAAATGTGCGGCATGTCAAGATTATGTTGAGGGagag GTCGTAACTGCTTTAGGTAAAACATACCATCAAAGGTGTTTTACATGTGCCAGATGTCGCCAGGCGTTTCCTTCCGGAGAAAAAGTCACTTATACTGgaaaagaggttttatgccaaAAATGCGTTCAAATTCCTATAAAACAAACGGTAACTCCTCAAGCAACAAGCCCGACGTCGCAAAATCCAAACG AATGCGCCGGCTGCcgtcaagaattaaaagaaggGCAAGCTCTGGTCGCGTTGGAAAGACAATGGCACATTTGGTGTTTCAAGTGCGGAAAGTGCGGAATGGTTCTTCACGGTGAATATATGGGGAAAGAAGGCGTTCCATATTGCGAGAAAGATTATCATAAACAGTTTGGAGTTAAATGCGCTTATTGCGAACGATACATAAGCGGAAAAGTTTTacag gcTGGTGATAACCATCATTTTCACCCGACGTGCGCGCGTTGTACAAAATGCGGCGACCCCTTTGGCGATGGCGAAGAGATGTATTTGCAAGGGGGGGCTATTTGGCATCCTAGATGCGGACCTGGACCTACTGAGAACGGGCAAATTTTGAATGGTACTGCTGAAAATGGGCATTGCACCGATACAGATACCTCAGCTAGAGATTTTGATAGGATAAGTTGTTCAGCTGCTAGTGAGATGCAG TTTTCGATGCGCTCTAGAACCCCAAGCTTGACCGGTTCTTTGTATAGCCCAACCAGCATGTCTAGAAAg CAATTTAGCTACCGCACGCCATCTCCTGGTTTAATGCTCCGCGATTACAGCAAATCAGCGACGTTAAACGATGATATCTCACGAATATACACGTACAGCTATCTAACGGAAGAACCCACCTTGGGGTACCTACGCAGACCGATAGAACCTTATGATAAAGCACCCACATCACCACATTTCCATCGACCAACCT cgCAAAATTCTTTGAGAAGTAGCACAGGAAAATCTCGGCATGGTTCTAAATCCGCAATGAAAGTTCTCGTTGATTCAATCCGTTCAGAAACACCTCGCCCGAAATCGCCGCACATGAATAACGAGGAACCAATAGAATTATCGCATTACCCAGGGGCGAAACCTCCGAAACCCGGTGAAAAACCGAAAATTGAGCGGGATGATTTTCCAGCGCCACCTTATCCATACACGGatccagaacggcgtaaacgGTGGTCTGATTCGTATAAGGGCGTTTCAAACTCGGATGATGAAGACGGTGTCGATGGAGGAGGTGGAATTGAAAATTCGTCTGGCGAGATTAAAGATGTGCAATTGAGAAAGGAACAAGAGGAATTGGCTAAGATTGATAGTGGAATGGGGAAGGTGTTTTTGAAGGAAGTTAAGGAACGGGAGAAGGTTAAATTGTGGAAGGCTGCTCATTTGGATCCAAGAAACGCTTCAAG aactCCCAGTGCTGCAAAAGAACCAACTTATAGATTAAGATACGAATCGCCAATCGGTGCGAGCCCATCAAGAAACTTAGACCACCCAAAACCGTTTGATGATGAAGAATTCGATCGTTCAAATAGTTGTAGATCATCAATGGGAAGATCAATTGGACAAATTCCTAGTTATAACG TCGTCAGCGCATTGAGGCACGTTCCAAAACCGGGTTACGGCCTTGCCCCTCGATCGCACACGTTCAGCTCATCAGCCGGTAGCTATACGCACCTTCCC GGAGATTATTCGTTTAGCGGTATGGGAGTAAAAACGCATAGCACGGATTTTAGTAGCGGCAAATCGGACA TTTCCATCGGGTCAATGACGGATGTTGATAGAAGAGCTTTG AATTCCGAAATGATCGTACCCACGACTTACTCAGCACTGGGAAGATCCCCAGGAGGGTACACGTCTCAAGTAAGACGATCCCTGCCAAACATGGCTCACACAATGTTAATAAACGAACCAGCGAAGATTTACCCTTACCATTTACTGTTAACGAATAATTATCGACTGCCCGCAGATGTTGATAGAGTAAACCTAGAG aGGCATCTATCTGATACGGAATTTGAAGCAATATTCCAATGTGTACGGGCGGATTTTTATAGGTTACCCCAGTGGCGTCGTAACGAGCTTAAAAAGCGAGCTCgtttattctaa